A genome region from Candidatus Polarisedimenticolia bacterium includes the following:
- the clpP gene encoding ATP-dependent Clp endopeptidase proteolytic subunit ClpP: MTLVPMVVEQTNRGERAYDIYSRLLKDNIVFIGSAIDDTLSNLVIAQLLYLEAEDPEKDIHLYINSPGGSVTAGLAIYDTMQFIKPDVSTICIGQAASMAAVLLAAGTPKKRFALPNSRILLHQPMGDFSGQATDVDIHAKEILRIRERLNDILVKHSGQSKEKIERDTDRDYIMTPVQGLEYGVLDQVISKRD, translated from the coding sequence ATGACATTAGTGCCGATGGTCGTTGAGCAAACCAACCGGGGCGAGCGGGCCTACGACATCTACTCGCGACTCCTAAAAGACAACATCGTATTCATCGGAAGCGCGATCGACGACACCCTCTCGAACCTGGTCATTGCTCAGCTGCTCTACCTGGAAGCGGAAGATCCCGAAAAAGACATCCACCTCTACATCAACAGTCCGGGCGGTTCCGTGACTGCGGGTCTCGCGATCTACGACACCATGCAGTTCATCAAGCCGGACGTTTCGACGATTTGCATCGGCCAGGCCGCGAGTATGGCCGCCGTGCTGCTGGCGGCGGGGACCCCGAAGAAGCGCTTCGCTCTGCCGAACTCCCGGATCCTCCTGCACCAGCCCATGGGGGACTTCTCCGGGCAGGCGACCGACGTGGACATTCACGCCAAGGAAATACTGAGGATCCGGGAGCGGTTGAACGATATTCTGGTGAAACATTCGGGGCAGTCGAAGGAAAAGATCGAGCGGGACACCGACCGTGATTACATCATGACCCCTGTGCAGGGGCTGGAATACGGCGTTTTGGACCAGGTTATCTCGAAGCGGGATTAA
- the tig gene encoding trigger factor: MKVTISELNGTKRGMEVEIPAEIVTQEIDRALETYRRRARIPGFRSGHIPLTVVKQRFGKQVEGDVLQHLIDEYAHRALEEKQIQPVQHPVLDEYDYRQGQPFVFRTTFEVRPDVRVEDYKGIPISRRGINVPDEALRENLEALRERVARYAPQAGRKAEDTDVVVGTLSGRYLEGKGKDFADEPFTMTVGAERNHPDFNAQLKGIEAGESRTFQVRYPADYPSGVLAGRLVEYVLAAREVKVKDLPALDDDLAKEIGDFTSLDALKTHVKEELERREAVAESGEAKDKILTHLVDRNAFEVPESMVEQQMDRQLEDTMRLLLVQGIDPQHAEVNWREEREKGREMAIKRVRAMLILEAVAQQEGLEVSPDEISRRLEHEARRQKLSVSELKERLGRKGHLDGLERQVLREKALDFLLDEATISREA; encoded by the coding sequence ATGAAAGTCACGATCAGTGAATTGAACGGAACCAAGCGCGGCATGGAAGTCGAGATACCCGCCGAGATCGTCACCCAGGAGATTGACCGGGCGCTGGAGACCTACCGGCGCCGGGCCCGCATTCCCGGCTTCCGCAGCGGCCACATCCCGCTGACGGTCGTGAAGCAGCGCTTCGGGAAGCAGGTGGAAGGCGACGTCCTGCAGCACCTAATCGACGAGTATGCCCACCGCGCCCTGGAAGAGAAGCAAATCCAACCCGTCCAGCACCCGGTCCTCGACGAGTACGACTATCGCCAGGGGCAGCCCTTCGTCTTTCGCACCACCTTCGAGGTGCGTCCCGACGTCCGGGTGGAGGATTACAAGGGGATTCCGATCTCGCGCCGCGGCATCAACGTCCCGGATGAGGCGCTGCGGGAGAATCTCGAGGCGCTGCGCGAGCGGGTGGCGCGCTACGCGCCGCAGGCGGGCCGCAAGGCCGAGGACACCGATGTCGTGGTGGGCACGCTCTCGGGCCGCTACCTTGAAGGGAAGGGAAAGGACTTCGCGGACGAGCCGTTCACCATGACGGTGGGGGCGGAGCGCAACCATCCCGACTTCAACGCCCAGCTCAAGGGGATCGAGGCGGGGGAATCGCGCACCTTCCAGGTCCGTTATCCGGCCGACTATCCCTCGGGGGTCCTGGCCGGTCGGCTGGTCGAGTATGTCCTCGCGGCGCGCGAGGTGAAGGTCAAGGATCTTCCCGCGCTCGACGACGATCTGGCCAAGGAGATCGGGGACTTCACTTCGCTCGATGCCCTGAAGACGCACGTGAAGGAGGAGCTGGAGCGGCGCGAGGCCGTCGCGGAGTCGGGAGAGGCCAAGGACAAAATCTTGACGCATCTCGTGGATCGCAACGCTTTCGAGGTCCCCGAGTCGATGGTGGAGCAGCAGATGGATCGCCAGCTCGAGGACACCATGCGTCTGCTCCTCGTGCAGGGGATCGACCCCCAGCATGCGGAGGTCAACTGGCGCGAGGAGCGCGAAAAGGGACGCGAGATGGCGATCAAGCGCGTGCGCGCCATGCTGATCCTCGAGGCGGTGGCGCAACAGGAGGGTCTGGAAGTGAGTCCGGACGAAATTTCGCGGCGTCTGGAGCACGAAGCGCGCCGTCAGAAGCTGAGCGTTTCGGAATTGAAAGAGAGGCTCGGCCGGAAAGGCCATCTGGACGGGCTCGAGCGCCAAGTGTTGAGAGAAAAGGCGCTTGACTTTTTGTTGGATGAAGCTACTATTAGTCGGGAGGCGTAG